DNA from Luteolibacter yonseiensis:
TTTGTTCCGCTAGAGACCTGTGGACTTCCTCATGATTCGCGAAATTGTCCAATACGGCCACCCTGTTCTCCGCCAACGCTGCCGCCCTGTCACCGAGGTGGATGATACGATCATCGAACTGGTCGCCGACATGTTGGAAACGATGGTGGACGCGAACGGCGTCGGCCTCGCCGCTCCACAGGTGGGTGAGGACCTGCGCCTGGCGGTCATCGACGTCTCGCATGATCCGGACTGCATTTCCTTCCTCAAGGTGAATGGCGAGGATGCGAACCTTGAAGAGATCATGCCGCTCATCTTCATCAATCCCGAGCTGGCGTTCGGTCAGGAAAAGGAATTTGGAATGGAAGGCTGCCTCAGCATCCGGGGCATCCGCGCGGAAGTGCGCAGGCCGGAAGCGGTGAAGGCGACGCTGCCTCAGCTGGATGGATCGGTGCTTGTCGTGGAGACGGACGGCCTGCTGGCCAGGGCCCTGCAACATGAGATCGACCACTTGAACGGCGTGTTGTTCGTGGACCGTCTGCCGGCGGTGGCGAAGGTCTCGATGCGGA
Protein-coding regions in this window:
- the def gene encoding peptide deformylase, with product MIREIVQYGHPVLRQRCRPVTEVDDTIIELVADMLETMVDANGVGLAAPQVGEDLRLAVIDVSHDPDCISFLKVNGEDANLEEIMPLIFINPELAFGQEKEFGMEGCLSIRGIRAEVRRPEAVKATLPQLDGSVLVVETDGLLARALQHEIDHLNGVLFVDRLPAVAKVSMRNRLKKLLDSNPQG